Below is a window of Nocardia asteroides DNA.
TCGCTGTCGGTCGGCAGTGTCGTCACCCGGCTGACGCTAACCGTGGGGACCGACAGATTCCGGGCCGCCGAGCAGCCGATGGGCCAGCACCGCGAGCCCGTCGGTGATCTGCTCGGGCGCGAGCCCACGTTCGCGCTGACGCAGGTAGATCTCCGCCGCCAGCGGCGCGAGCACCACGTCGACCAGCGAATCCGGCTGGGGCACAGCGGCATCGACCAGCAGGGCGCGGACGTGCGCGAACCAGAACCCGTACGCGCCGGTCGCGAAGCGCGCCCCGCCGGTCTCCGCGCCGAGCACCAGATGGGCGTGCGCCGTGAGCAATTCGACCATCGCGCCGTAGAAGGCGGCCAGCCGGTCGGCGGGAGCCGCGCCGGGGCCGAGCGGCGGCTCACCGCGCAGCAGCTGTTCCTGGAGCGCGCGTTCGTGTTCGTCGAGCAGGGCCTCGGCGATGGCGGTGCGGTCGGGGTAGCGGCGGTAGAGGGTGCCGCGGCCGACGCCGGCGGCCTTGGCGATGTCGTCCATGGTGACCGTGCGTGGGTCGCGGGTGGCGAACAGTTCGGCGGCCGCCGCCAGCACCTTGGCCCGGTTGCGGGCGGCGTCGGTGCGCTCGGCGGGCCGCGGCGCGTCGAGCGCGGTGCCGGTGAGCAGGTCTGATCGGGGCTCCATGGTGACGACTGTAGCCCAGAAACGAATATGTGGACAAGGTGTCCACTTATGTTCTATGGTCGTGTCAGCGACAAGCGGACATGATGTCCATTTATGGAAGGCTCGACATGACACACCTCCTGCACCTCGACGCCAGCGCCCGCACCCGGTCGGTCAGCCGCAGGCTGGGCGCGGAATTCGTCCAGTCCTGGCGGGCCGCGAACCCGGATGGCGAGTACACCTACCGCGACCTGGCCGCCGAGCCGACGCCCTTCATCGGCGAAGGCTGGACCGAGCTGTGCGACGCCGTCCTCGCCGCGGGCAGCACCGATCTCGACCGGCTGCCCGAACTGGCCGCGACACCGGCGGCACGGGCGGCGTGGGAGATCGTCGAGCCGCTGCTGGCGCAGGTACTGGCCGCCGACGTGATCCTCATCGGCACGCCGATGTACAACTACTCGATCCCCGCTTCGCTCAAGGCCTGGCTCGACCAGATCACCTTCCCGCGAATGTCGCTGGGGGAGCGCAGGTTCGTGGTGGTCAGCGCCCGCGGCGGCGCGTACTCGCCCGGCGCGCCCAAAGCCGCGTTCGACTACCAGGAGCGCTACCTGCGCGACTTCTTCGCCGGGCACTTCGCGGTCACCGACACCGTCGTCGTGAACGCCGAACTGGCCAATGCCGTCCAGGACCCGAACCTGGCCCACCTGCGCGACGCGCACGAGGCATCACTGACCGCCGCGCTGACCGAAATCCGCCTGCTCGCGAAGGCGTACGTGTGATGAGCTGGGTAATCCTCGGCCTGGCCGGCCTCGTCGAGATCGTCTGGTCACAGACCATCAAGCCCACCGAGAACTTCACCAAACTCGGCCCGACTCTGCTCTGCATCGCACTCGGCTCGCTGGCCGTGTACCTGCTCTCGCGGGCCATGCACACCCTGCCGGTCGGCACCGCCTACGCGGTGTTCACCGGGATCGGGGCGCTGGGCGCGATCAGCCTCGGGGTGCTGGTGCACAAGGACCCGCTGAGCGCGGGCCGAATGCTGGCGCTGGCGCTGATCCTGGGCGGCATCGTGCTCGCCAGGGTCACCAATCCCGAGTAACGCTGTCGCACACCCGATGCGGCCCTGACCGGCTCCGGGCCGGTAAGGTCGGATGATGGACCAGCCAGTTCGCCCCCCTGATCTGTCTGCGCGACCGCACGAGCTCACGGTCGAGCGCGTGATGAAAGCCTCGCCCAGCCTGCTCTACGCGGCTTGGACGAAGGGCCTCGACCTGTGGCTGGCGGTTCCGGGTTCGGTGCTCGGCCGCCCCGGCGTCGACGAACCCCTCTATTTCGACACCGGCTCGGCCGACAAGCGCAACCCGCACTACGGCCGTGTCCTGGCCCTGGAGCCGGACCGCCGGGTGGAGTTCACCTGGGTCACCGCGGCCACCGAGGGCGTGGAGACCGTGGTCGCCGCGGAATTCCTCAAGCAGCCACGTGGCATCCGGCTGCGGTTGCGGCACTCCGGGTTCCCCACCGTCGCCATTCGCGATCTGCACCAGCAGGTCTGGCCGGACATGCTGGAGCGCCTCGACGAGGTCACCGGCACCGCCTGAGCGGAAGCGGGGTCGGCACCGGCGCCCGGCCGAGTAGGTTCGTCAGCGGACGCAATTCCCCCGAATCGAAAGGATTGTCATGCCGACTCGTAGCGCACGCACCCTCTGGGCAGGCGGACTGCAGGACGGTACCGGGCAGGTGGAACTGGTCAGCTCCGGTGCGGGCAAGTTCGATGTGACCTTCCCGCGCCGGGTGGCCGACGCCGCCGAGGGCACCAGCCCGGAGGAGCTGATCGGTGCGGCGCACTCGTCGTGCTACTCGATGGCGCTGTCGGCCGAGATCGCCAACGCCGGCGGCACCCCGGAGAGCCTGGACGTCACCGCCGACGTGACCCTCGGTCCCGACCCGGCCGGTGGCTTCCGGATCAGCAAGATCAAGCTGACCGTGCGCGCGGTGGCCCCCGGCCTGGACGCCGAGGGCTTCTACGCCGCCGCCGTCGCCGCCAAGAACGGCTGCCCGGTGAGCAAGGCCCTGGCCGGCGTCGCCGAAGTGGAGCTGGACGCCGAGATCATCTGAGCATCGTGACGCGGCTCATCGCTGGGTGAACCAGCGGTGAGCCGCGGGCGTGTACATGGCCGCGATCGCGACCAGCACCGCCAGGATGTGCACGGTCCGGCAGCCGACGAGCACCGCCGACGACGGTGCCAGCTCGCCGAACAGCACCGCGTAGTCGTCGGCCGACAGCAGCACCGCGACCGGCTCGATGATCAGCGAGAGCAGTCCGACCACCCCGATCCCCACCGTCAGCAGGGCGCGCGCCACCCGGCTGCCGTGCAGCATGACCAGCGCGACGGCGGCCACGACGAGATAGATCGCCAGGCGTGGCAGCAGTCCCGCCGCGGTGGCACCGAATTCACCACCGCCGCGCACGGCGCGCAGCAGTCCTTCGGCGGCACCGGCGGCCAGCGCGGTCAGCAGCGCGCCGAAGGCGACCGTGACGGCGACGGGGCGGTCGGCGGAAACGGAAAAGGCAGTGGCGGTCATGAGACCGACACTGCCTTTCCGGACGACCGGGGCGAATCACCCCGCGGTAGCGACCTGCCCCGCTACGGGAGTACTACGCCGCGTGGAGAATTCGGTGAGCGCGGCGAAGGCCAGGCCCAGCGACACCCACAGCGTGGTGGTCTCGGCCAGCGAGGCCACCCGGAACTTCCACAGCAGCGTCGCCGGGAAGTCGTCGGCGACCTCGTTCACGCCCGGCAGCAGAACGTAGCCGACCGTGGTGACCAGCACGAACGCGGCGACACCCGCGATGAGCCGGAGCGTGTCCAGCTGTCCGGCCAGCGCCCGGTACGCGGCGACCGCCGCCGCGACGGCGAGCAGGCCCAGCACGACCGCGGCGACCCACAGCCACGTGCGGTCGTTGATCGTCTCCGGATCGCCCACCGCGGGCGGGTTCGCCGGATACTTGAAGAACGGCACCGCGACGATCGCCGCCCACGCCAGCCCGGCGCTGATCAGCGAGAAGCGCGGTCCCGGCAGCGCGGTGTAGCGGCGGGCGATGTTCACCGCCGCGGCGAACAGGGCGCCGAAGGCCATCCCGGCGAGGCCGAGGGCGAGGAATTGTCCCGCCTTCTGCCCGGTCCGGCTGACCAAGGGTTCCTCGTCACCGCCGTGCGAATGGCCCTGGGGCTCGGCTGCCTCGTGCGGATGGTCCGCCGGAGCGGCGGCAGCTTCTTCGATGGCGATCGCGGCGTCCACCTGGGGCTCGCCGACGAAGTAGCCCACTGTCGCGGCCAGCAGGCCGGCGATCAAGCCGGCCAGCAGGCCACGCAACAGCAGGGTTTTCAGTGATCCGGTCAGTGGCACGGAACACCCAGCAGGTGACGTCCGTCGTGCATCAGCTCGTGCAGGAACATCCCGCTACGCGAGACGGCCCCCTGGTCGAATCCGACCAGGTACAGGGCGAGCAGTGCCAGCAGAACGACACCGACCGTGACGAGCACGGTGGCCAGGGTGTCCAGGCCGGTAGACCGGCTGGGGGAATGCGCGATTGCCATTCGGGTCCTCCTCAGGGATACGCGTCCCATGGTCGAAGTGTGGTGCGCAGGTGCCGGTGTCTGGCTCTCCGGCACCGGGGACCCGGTACGGAATACAGTGGCGCGACCGCTCCGGAATCACACCGGAATTACCGCGCACCCACGCGTGTTTTCCCCCGAACTGTGACAGCAGCCGACCATGCACGTCAATATGGGTGCCCGCATGTCCAGGGGAAACGCCGTGATCAGGCCTTCGCCGGCACGTCCAGGACCACCTCGAACTCGAGCAGCGACGCACCGGTGGAGACCGGCTTGGGCCGCTCGCCCTCGGCACCGTGACCGGCGTGCGCCGCGCGGGCCGGGCCGTCGCGCCACGCGGCGAAGGACTCCTCCGAATCCCACTGGGTCACCACGAAATACCGGTTCTCACCGGCGGTCGGGCGCAGCAACTGGAATCCGAGGAAACCGGGGGAGTTCTCCACCGCGTGCGCACGGGCGGCGAACCGCTTCTCCAGCTCGGGGCCGGCGCCCTCGGGAATCTCGATCGCATTGATCTTCACAACAGCCATGAGCCGACAATACGACCGCGCGGGAAACAGCCCGGCCTGGGGCACAATCGGCAGGGTGTTGTACGACGAAGGCGGGACCGGCGTCCCGATCCTGCTGCTGCACGGGCTGATGGGCAGCGCGCGCACCTGGACCGATCAGCTGCCGTGGCTGCGCGAATACGGCCACCTCTACACCGTGGACGCCGCCGGGCACGGTCGCGTGCCGCCCGCCGAGCTCACCACCGAGGCGTTCGTCGCCGATCTGGCAGAGCTCACCGCCGGGATCACCGAGCCGATGGTGATCGTCGGGCACTCCATGGGCGCCATCCACGGCTGGGTCTTCGCCGCCACCCACCCCGACCGGGTGCGCGCCCTGGTGGTCGAGGACATCGCCCCCGATTTCACCGGCCGCACCGCCGCGCACTGGGCCGAGCTCATCCACTCCTGGCCCCAGCCCTTCGCCGACGAGCGGGCCGTCCTCGACTACTTCGGGCCGGTCGCGGGCCGGTATTTCCTGCGCGCGTTCACCGCAGGGCCCGACGGCTACCGCCTGCACGGTGAGGTGGACACCTTTCGCGCCATCTCCGAGGAGTGGGGCACCAGGGACTTCTGGACCGAGTGGAAGTCGCTCGAAATGCCGGTGCTGCTCCTCGAAGGCGAGCACACCATCACCCCGCCGGGGCAGATGCGGACCATGGCCGAGGTGCATCCCGACGCCGAGTACGTGCTCGTCGCCGGTGCGGCGCACCTGGTGCACGACGAAGCGCCCGAGGTGTACCGCGAACACGTCGGCCGGTTCCTGCGCGGCGTGCTGGGCTGACCGATTCGAGGCCGCGATCGGTGGCGCACCGGACGGGCTCGACCGCGTGCCTAACCCGCGGCCCCGCCTTCTCCGGCCAGCGCGAACAGGCCGTCCTCGGTCTGCTCGATCAACCCGTCGACCAGCAGCGAATCCAGCGCCCGCGCGCGCTGACCCGGGTCGCGGGTCCACGCCAGATCCAGGCGCCCCTGTTCCACCGGACCCGAGGCCGCGCGCAGCACGTCGAGGAGTCTGCCGCGGGCCTGCCGGTCGGTGCCCTCGTACTTCTGCACCTTGCGGACCACCTCGGCGGCGGGCTTGCCCGCCTCGACCCACGCGCAGGCCGGCAGCGGGCAGCGGGCGCAGTCGGGATTGCGGGCCGTGCAGACCAGCGCGCCCAGTTCCATGAGGGCCGCCGAGAACGTGGCGGCGCGCGGCACCGAGGTGGGCAGCAGCGCCTCGGTCTCGGCCAGGTCGCGCGACGACGGGTTGCCCGGCTCGCGGCCGTGCACGGCGCGCGCGACCACCCGGCGCACATTGGTGTCCACCACGGGAACTCGCTGGCCATAGGCGAAACAGGCCACCGCGCGGGCGGTATAGGCGCCGATACCGGGCAGGCCGAGCAGGACGTCGACGTCGGTGGGCACCACGTCGCCGTGGTCGGCGGCGAGCACCCGCGCGCACTCGTGCAGCCGCAGCGCCCGGCGCGGGTATCCGAGCTTGCCCCAGGCGCGCAGCACCTCGGCCTGCGAGGACGCCGCCATCGCCGACGGCACCGGCCAGCGCGCCACCCACTCCCGCCAGATCGGCTCGACCCGCACCACCGGGGTCTGCTGCAGCATGATCTCGCTCATCAGGATGTGCCATGCGGTGGCCTCGGGCCGCCGCCACGGCAGATCACGCGCCGTGTCGGTGAACCAATCCAGCAGGACGTCCGCGTCGATACTCACTGTTTCCGTTCCGCCTCGGCCAGGCCATCTTTGCCGACGCGTAACGCGGCGGACTCGCTGGTAACCCACAGCCTGTGCACAATGGTCGGTATGCCTGGTTCCAATCCGATAAGTGCCTGGAAGTCACTGCGCGAAGGCAATGAGCGCTTCGTCAGCGGCAACCTGCTGCATCCTAGCCAGGGCGCCGCCGACCGAGCCAAGCTCGTCAAGGGCCAGCACCCGCACGCCATTCTGTTCGGCTGCGGTGACTCCCGGGTGGCGGCTGAACTGATCTTCGACCAGGGCCTGGGCGACATGTTCGTCGTCCGTACCGCCGGTCACGTGGTCGACAGCTCGGTGCTCGGCTCGATCGAATACGGCGTCGAGGTGCTCAACGTGCCGCTGATCGTCGTCCTCGGTCACGACAGCTGCGGTGCCGTGAAGGCCACCATCGACGCCCTCGACGGCGGCGAGGTGCCCGGCGGCTTCATCCGCAGCGTGGTCGAGCGGGTCACCCCGTCGATCCTGGTCGGCCGGCGCGAGGGCCTCACCTCCATCGACGAGTTCGAGGCCAGGCACGTGGTGGAGACCAGCCGGCTGCTCATGCAGCGGTCGATGATCATCTCGCAGCGGGTGGCCACCGGCCAGCTGGCGATCGCGAGTGTCACCTACGCGCTCGAGGACGGACGGGTGCACCTGCGCCGCGTCGTCGGAAACATCGGTGAGATGTCCTGAACCGGGGGATAGTCCCGGTTCTGCCCCCGACACGCCGAGGTCATCGAGCACGCCTCCGCGCGGTGCGCTTACCGTTGAGGCGTGCTGGAACCGAATGGACCGCTGCCACCGGAGATCTACTGGCGTCGCCGTGCACTCGCCATCGGCGTCGTCATCGTCGCGCTGGCGGTCGTGATCTTGCTCGTCACCATGATCGCGCGGGGCGGCGACTCCTCCGGTGACACCGCCGCGGCGACGTCGAGCACGTCGGCCGCGGCCACGTCGACCTCGGCGGCGGGCAGCAGTAGCAGCGCCGCCGAGTCGAGCAGCGCGGCACCGAGCAGTTCGACCTCGGCTGCCGCCTCGGCGACCAGCGTCGCGGCCGAACCCCCGGCTCAGCCGTGCACCGACCAGTCGCTGGCGTTGAAGGTGTCCGTGGGGCAGCCGACCTACCGGGTGGGCGATCAGCCCGCGTTCGGCACCGTGATCACCAATATCTCCTCGGCGGCGTGCTCACGTGACCTCGGGCCCGGCCCGCAGTTCCTGGTGTACACGCTGGACGGCCAGCGGCGCCTGTGGGCGAGCAACGACTGCAATCCGGATGGACCGCCGGAAGTGAAGACCCTCAAGGCGGGCGAACAGCTGTCGTACAAGGGCACCTGGTTCGGCACCACCTCGCAGCCCAACTGCGAAGGCGACCGGCTGCAGGTTCCGGCGGGCGCGTACATGGTCGTGGCGCAACTCGGCGCGGTGCGCAGCGCCGCCGAACCGTTCAACCTGGCGGCATAGCCGCGGCGTATCACCGTCGTGGCGGCCGATCCGTCGATAGGTGTCGCGCATTGTGCGGGTGCGCTGTAGATCACATGGTCGAGTTCGGTCGATTTGCAGACTTCGCATGATCGGCCAGATCGTCAATGGTCGTTGCCGTGGAAATGGCCGATTTCGGCGAATTCCGGTGTTTGCCGGGGTTATTCCACGGCGACCGGTTCCTTGGCTGCGCGGGATTTGCGGAGTTGCGCCAATCGAAGTGCCGAACGCAGATCCCCGACCTCGTGGATACGCATCGAACCGATCTTGGTTTTCTCCGAACCGGGCGGCACCAGGGCCGTGGTGAACCCGAGCCGCTCGGCCTCGGCGAGCCGCCGGGAGAGCCCGGTGACCTTGCGGACCTCACCGGCCAGGCCGACCTCGCCGAGGATCACCCAGCCCGCGGGCAGCGCGATATCGGCCTCGGCCGAGGCGATGGCCAGGGCGATGGCGAGATCGGCCGTGGGCTCCACCAGGCGCATCCCGCCCACCGTGGCGGCGTAGACGTCGTGCTTGCCGAGGAACACCCGTCCGCGGCTCTGCAGCACCGCCAGCACCATGGCGACCCGGTTGTAGTCCAGCCCGCTGACAGCGCGGCGCGGCTGCGGTATCTCGGTCTTCACCGTGAGGCCCTGCACCTCGGCCACCAGCGGGCGCTTGCCGTCCATCGCCACGGTGACCGCGGTGCCGGGCACGGTGTCGGTGCGATGGTGCAGGAACAGGCCCGACGGATCGTCGACGCAGGCGATGCCGTCTTCGTGCAGCTCGAAGCAGCCCACCTCGTCGGCGCTGCCGAAGCGGTTCTTGATGCCGCGGATCATCCGCAGCGTGGAGTTCTTGTCGCCCTCGAACTGCAGCACCACGTCGACCAGATGCTCGAGCGTGCGCGGGCCGGCGACATTGCCGTCCTTGGTGACATGGCCGACCAGCAGCACCGCGATGCCGCTGGCCTTGGCCAGCGAGGTGAGCGCCGCCGTCACCGCGCGGACCTGGGTGACGCCGCCGATCACGCCGTCGACCTCGGGTGCCAGCATCGTCTGCACCGAGTCGACGACCAGCAGCGTCGGCCGCACCTGTTCCACGTGGCCGAGCACGATCGACAGATCCGATTCCGCCGCCAGATACACCCGGTCGTGCACGGCGCCGGTGCGGTCGGCGCGCAGGCGCACCTGCCCCGCCGACTCCTCGGCCGTCACATACAGCGAGGTCTCGCTGCGCTGCGCGGCCCAGCGGTGCGCGACCTCGAGCAGCAGAGTGGACTTGCCGACGCCGGGTTCCCCCGACAGCAGCACCACCGACCCTGGCACCACACCGCCGCCGAGCACCCGGTCCAGCTCGCTGACCCCCGTCGACCTCGCCTGGGTGACCTTCGCGTCGATCTGCGACAGCGGCGCCGCGGCCGTGCTCGGCAGCATCGCACGCCTGCCCGGCGCGGCGGCGGCCGCCGAGACGGCCACCTCGTTCACCGTGCCCCAGGCACCGCACTCCGGGCACTTACCCACCCATTTGGACACCTCGTGCGAGCACGAACTGCACCGGAAGACAGCTTTGGTCTTGGCCACGAGCGCACCCTACGCACCGGCTCCGACAAATAGGAAAAGCCGCCGCGAACACCGCGACGGCTCGTCCTCGGGACCGGAATCAGTGGCCGCCGGCGCCCTCGGGGGCCGGGCCGGACTTGTCGTTCTCGACGCGGTCGGCCTCGGCGGCGTCGACCGGGACCGACACCTGCACGGTGCCCGCGTCCTTGAAGTTGAAGGTGACGTTGTAGGTCAGGCCCGGGTAGATGGTCTTGCTCAGGCCGGTGATCTCGATGCTGCCCGGCTTGGCGGCCGGATCGATCGACGGGGTGTCGCCGGTGGCGGTCGCCGGGGCGCCCGTGGTGGTGGGCGAGGCGGACGTGGTCGGCGCGGCCGTGGTGGAGGTGGCGCCGTGGTGGTCGGCCTCCTCCGGCTTCTCGCCGGTGGCCTTGACCGGGCCCGCGACCACGGTCTGCTGCGGCTTCAGCACGAACTTGGCGTCGCCTGCCGGACCGGTCAGCTTGACGGTGCCCAGGTCGGTGGTGACGCTGGTCAGCTCGTCGGTGACGATCTCGCTGCCGTTGATGATCGACAGCGCGATGACGGCCTTGCCGCCCTTCTCGTGCTCGGCCGGGGCCGCGGGGTACACGATGTGCACGTTGCGCAGCGAGATGTCGCCCACGTTCGCGTGGTTGCCGTTGATCGCGGCGGCCTGCGACGAGGTCTGGGTGTGCTGGCCGGCACTGCAGCCGCTCAGGGCGATGCCCGCGGCAGCGGCGAGCGCGGCAACCGTCACCATGCGACGTCGCGCCGACGGGGCGGTCACAGCTTTCAGGGCAGTCACGGTTTGTCCTCCATGTCGACCGGGCTCACTCCGTTCCACACGGCGGATCGGAGGGTAGTAACTAGGCAGCGTAGTAGTTCGCTTCGCGCGCGTGGCGCCCGGGCTCGCGACGCGCGGGCACGGAAGTAACAGTTCGGTGTCCGGAGCGGGGTTGCCGGATCGATGCGGGGCAGGGCGGCTGTGCTCGCGGCTCGCTGTGCTGGTGGTTAACCCGTTCTGGCGCAATGGAATGCACAACAATTCGGCGTTGTCAACCCCTACGATGCCCTCGTTGTGGCCCTGACCTGCACAGTTGATCGCGCCGTTATCGAGTCGCATGTTAAACTGTGAACATCGAAAGGGGCACGGGACACATGATTTTTAAGGTCGGAGACACCGTCGTTTACCCCCACCACGGAGCGGCGCTGATCGAAGCAATCGAGACCCGCACCATCAAGGGTGTGCAGAAAGAGTATCTGGTCCTGAAGGTCGCGCAAGGCGACCTGACCGTTCGGGTTCCCGCAGAGAACGCCGAATATGTCGGCGTCCGGGACGTCGTCGGCCAGGAGGGTCTCGACCGCGTCTTCCAGGTGCTGCGCGCGCCACACACGGAGGAGCCGACCAACTGGTCCCGCCGTTACAAGGCCAACCTCGAGAAGCTCGCCTCCGGCGATGTGAACAAGGTGGCCGAAGTCGTGCGTGACCTGTGGCGTCGTGAGCAGGACCGCGGCCTGTCCGCCGGTGAGAAGCGCATGCTCGCCAAGGCTCGCCAGATCCTCGTCGGTGAGCTCGCGCTCGCCGAGGGCACCGACGACGGCAAGGCCGAATCGCTGCTCGACGAGGTCCTCGCCGCGGCTTCCTAGAAGTGCGACCTGTCGTAGCACTGGTCCCTGCCGCCGGTCGTGGCGTGCGCCTGGGTGAATCCACCCCGAAGGCGTTCGTCCCGGTCGGCGGCACACCTATGGTCCGGCTGGCGGTCGACGGGCTGATCGCGTCCGGTGCGGTGCACCGGGTGGTCGTCGTCGTACCCGCCGAACTGGTCGAAGCCGCGTCCGCTCTGCTGTCCACCACCTCACTGACCGGCGGTTCGATGCCCCCTGTGCCGGTGCAGGTCGTCGTTGGCGGCGCCGAGCGCACCGATTCGGTGCGCGCCGGGATCGCGGCCGCGCCCGACGCGGCGTTCTACCTCGTGCACGACGCCGCTCGCGCGCTCACTCCACCGGAGCTGATCGCGCGGGTGGCCGCCGAGCTGCAGGCGGGCAGTCGTGCGGTGGTCCCCGCGCTGCCCGTGGTCGACACCGTGAAATCGGTCGACGACCAGGGCGTCGTCACCGGCACGCCGGACCGCGCGCACCTGCGCGCCATCCAGACCCCCCAGGGCTTCGCCGCCGATCTGCTGCGCGAGGCCTACGCCACCGAGGTCGGCGCCACCGACGACGCCGGACTGGTCGAACGCCTCGGCGTCGCCGTCCGCACGGTGCCGGGCGACCCGCTGGCCTTCAAGATCACCACCCCGCTCGACCTGCGCCTGGCCGACGCCCTGCGCGCCGATCAGGCCGCCGTCGCCGCGCCACGTGCCGAAGAGGCGGTCGCGCGATGAGAGTCGGCATCGGCAGCGATGTGCACCCCATCGAACCCGGTCGTCCCTGCTGGATGGCCGGTCTGCTGTTCCCCGACGCCGACGGCTGCGCCGGCCATTCCGACGGTGACGTCGCCGCGCACGCCCTCTGCGACGCGCTGCTCTCCGCCGCGGGTCTCGGCGATGTCGGCGCCGTCTTCGGCGTCGGCCGTCCCGAATGGTCCGGTGTCACCGGCGCCGCCATGCTCACCGAGGTCCGCAGGCTGCTGGCCGAGGAGGGCTTCTCCGTTGTGAACGCCGCGGTGCAGGTCATCGGCAATCGGCCCAAGATCGGCCCGCGCCGCGTCGAGGCGCAGAAAGTACTCGGCGAATTACTTGACGCACCGGTCTCGGTGTCCGGTACGACCACCGACGGTCTCGGCCTGACCGGTCGCGGCGAGGGTGTCGCGGCCATCGCGACCTGTCTGCTGGCGGAGTGTCCGCAGCCCTGACGGGGCCGTAATTCCTCCGCCGCCGCAACGCCGTTTCGCATCCTCGGCGATTCCCCGTGAGCCACGAAGCGGCCGGTCATCATCACGCCCATCCCACCGACTAGGATCGAATGCCGTGACCTTGCGCCTTTTTGACACCGACACGCGGACCCTGCGGGAATTCACCCCGCTGGTCCCCGGCCGTGCCTCGGTGTATCTGTGTGGGGCCACCGTGCAGGGTCAGCCCCATATCGGGCACGTCCGCAGCGGCGTCGCGTTCGACGTGCTGCGCCGCTGGCTGCTGGCCCACGACTTCGACGTGCGGTTCATCCGCAATGTCACCGATATCGACGACAAGATCCTGAACAAGGCCGCCGAGGCGGGCCGCCCCTGGTGGGAATGGGCCGCCACGCACGAGCGCGCGTTCGACTCCGCCTACGAGATGCTCGGCGTGCTGCCGCCCTCGGCCGAACCGCGCGCCACCGGCCACATCACCCAGATGGTCGGGCTGATGGAGCGGCTGATCGAGCGCGGCCATGCCTACGCCGCCGACGGCGACGTCTACTTCGACGTGCTGAGCTGGCCCAACTACGGCGAGCTGTCCGGGCACAAACTCGACGACGTGCACCAGGGCGAGACGCCGACCCGCGGCAAGCGCGACCCGCGCGATTTCACGCTGTGGAAGTCGGCCAAGCCGGGCGAGCCGAGCTGGCCGTCGCCGTGGGGCCCCGGTCGCCCCGGCTGGCACCTGGAATGCTCGGCGATGGCCGAGTTCTATCTCGGCGCCGAATTCGATATCCACTGCGGTGGAATGGATTTGATTTTCCCGCACCACGAGAACGAGATCGCCCAGTCCAAGGCGGCCGGTGACGGTTTCGCGCGTTACTGGCTGCACAACGGCTGGGTGACCATGGGCGGCGAGAAGATGTCGAAGTCGCTCGGCAATGTGCTCTCGGTCCCGAATGTGCTCACCCGGGTCCGCGCGGTCGAATTGCGTTTCTATCTGGGCAGCGCGCATTACCGCTCGATGCTCGAATACTCCGACAAAGCGCTCGACGACGCGGTCGCGTCCTATCGGCGTATCGAGGCATTCGTGCATCGCGTGCTCGACCGCGTCGGCGAGGTCTCGGTCGGGAAATGGACCGACGGATTCGCGGCCGCGCTCGACGACGATCTGGCGGTTCCGAAGGCGCTGGCCGAAATCCACCACGTGGTGCACGAGGGCAATCGCGCGCTGGAGGCGGGCACGATCGAGACCGCGGCCGAAGCGGCCGGGCAGGTCAGGGCGATGCTCGGCATCCTCGGCGTCGACCCGCTCGACCCGCACTGGTACACCCCCGCCGACAATTCGGCGGCGCTCGACGCGCTCGACGTGCTGGTCCGGTC
It encodes the following:
- a CDS encoding TetR/AcrR family transcriptional regulator gives rise to the protein MEPRSDLLTGTALDAPRPAERTDAARNRAKVLAAAAELFATRDPRTVTMDDIAKAAGVGRGTLYRRYPDRTAIAEALLDEHERALQEQLLRGEPPLGPGAAPADRLAAFYGAMVELLTAHAHLVLGAETGGARFATGAYGFWFAHVRALLVDAAVPQPDSLVDVVLAPLAAEIYLRQRERGLAPEQITDGLAVLAHRLLGGPESVGPHG
- a CDS encoding FMN-dependent NADH-azoreductase, encoding MTHLLHLDASARTRSVSRRLGAEFVQSWRAANPDGEYTYRDLAAEPTPFIGEGWTELCDAVLAAGSTDLDRLPELAATPAARAAWEIVEPLLAQVLAADVILIGTPMYNYSIPASLKAWLDQITFPRMSLGERRFVVVSARGGAYSPGAPKAAFDYQERYLRDFFAGHFAVTDTVVVNAELANAVQDPNLAHLRDAHEASLTAALTEIRLLAKAYV
- a CDS encoding DMT family transporter, which encodes MSWVILGLAGLVEIVWSQTIKPTENFTKLGPTLLCIALGSLAVYLLSRAMHTLPVGTAYAVFTGIGALGAISLGVLVHKDPLSAGRMLALALILGGIVLARVTNPE
- a CDS encoding SRPBCC family protein, with the translated sequence MKASPSLLYAAWTKGLDLWLAVPGSVLGRPGVDEPLYFDTGSADKRNPHYGRVLALEPDRRVEFTWVTAATEGVETVVAAEFLKQPRGIRLRLRHSGFPTVAIRDLHQQVWPDMLERLDEVTGTA
- a CDS encoding OsmC family peroxiredoxin, whose product is MPTRSARTLWAGGLQDGTGQVELVSSGAGKFDVTFPRRVADAAEGTSPEELIGAAHSSCYSMALSAEIANAGGTPESLDVTADVTLGPDPAGGFRISKIKLTVRAVAPGLDAEGFYAAAVAAKNGCPVSKALAGVAEVELDAEII
- a CDS encoding CbtA family protein, whose protein sequence is MPLTGSLKTLLLRGLLAGLIAGLLAATVGYFVGEPQVDAAIAIEEAAAAPADHPHEAAEPQGHSHGGDEEPLVSRTGQKAGQFLALGLAGMAFGALFAAAVNIARRYTALPGPRFSLISAGLAWAAIVAVPFFKYPANPPAVGDPETINDRTWLWVAAVVLGLLAVAAAVAAYRALAGQLDTLRLIAGVAAFVLVTTVGYVLLPGVNEVADDFPATLLWKFRVASLAETTTLWVSLGLAFAALTEFSTRRSTPVAGQVATAG
- a CDS encoding CbtB domain-containing protein; amino-acid sequence: MAIAHSPSRSTGLDTLATVLVTVGVVLLALLALYLVGFDQGAVSRSGMFLHELMHDGRHLLGVPCH
- a CDS encoding antibiotic biosynthesis monooxygenase family protein, which gives rise to MAVVKINAIEIPEGAGPELEKRFAARAHAVENSPGFLGFQLLRPTAGENRYFVVTQWDSEESFAAWRDGPARAAHAGHGAEGERPKPVSTGASLLEFEVVLDVPAKA
- a CDS encoding alpha/beta fold hydrolase, whose protein sequence is MLYDEGGTGVPILLLHGLMGSARTWTDQLPWLREYGHLYTVDAAGHGRVPPAELTTEAFVADLAELTAGITEPMVIVGHSMGAIHGWVFAATHPDRVRALVVEDIAPDFTGRTAAHWAELIHSWPQPFADERAVLDYFGPVAGRYFLRAFTAGPDGYRLHGEVDTFRAISEEWGTRDFWTEWKSLEMPVLLLEGEHTITPPGQMRTMAEVHPDAEYVLVAGAAHLVHDEAPEVYREHVGRFLRGVLG
- a CDS encoding HhH-GPD family protein, which codes for MSIDADVLLDWFTDTARDLPWRRPEATAWHILMSEIMLQQTPVVRVEPIWREWVARWPVPSAMAASSQAEVLRAWGKLGYPRRALRLHECARVLAADHGDVVPTDVDVLLGLPGIGAYTARAVACFAYGQRVPVVDTNVRRVVARAVHGREPGNPSSRDLAETEALLPTSVPRAATFSAALMELGALVCTARNPDCARCPLPACAWVEAGKPAAEVVRKVQKYEGTDRQARGRLLDVLRAASGPVEQGRLDLAWTRDPGQRARALDSLLVDGLIEQTEDGLFALAGEGGAAG